The following proteins come from a genomic window of Lycium ferocissimum isolate CSIRO_LF1 chromosome 4, AGI_CSIRO_Lferr_CH_V1, whole genome shotgun sequence:
- the LOC132053441 gene encoding squamosa promoter-binding protein 1-like produces METGKLEGKINMKEVEMEEDDEEDENFVEDTKRKRVLTRSGRKVSTGEGSRQPSCQVEDCIADMANAKAYHRRHKVCEFHAKALAVFIGGLQQRFCQQCSRFHQLAEFDEAKRSCRRRLAGHNERRRKSHDSPGEGSI; encoded by the exons ATGGAAACCGGCAAATTGGAAGGGAAAATAAACATGAAGGAAGTGGAAATGGAAGAGGATGACGAGGAAGACGAAAATTTTGTAGAGGATACCAAAAGGAAGAGGGTCTTGACTCGCTCCGGAAGGAAGGTATCCACGGGAGAGGGGTCAAGGCAGCCTTCCTGTCAAGTCGAGGACTGCATAGCAGATATGGCAAATGCCAAGGCTTACCATCGCCGCCACAAGGTCTGTGAATTTCATGCAAAGGCTCTGGCGGTATTTATTGGCGGACTCCAACAACGTTTCTGTCAGCAATGCAGCAG ATTTCATCAGTTGGCGGAGTTTGACGAAGCAAAAAGGAGTTGCAGGAGACGTTTGGCAGGCCACAATGAACGCCGCCGTAAATCACATGATTCTCCAGGAGAAGGGTCAATTTGA